The nucleotide sequence CAAACCAATACCTAGTATTAATACAGTTGAGAAGAAAGCAATAACCAGTGCACGAGCACCAATTCTTTTTCTTTGGATTTGATTTTCTTCTTCTGATAACCAGTCTTCGGTTTGGTTCATATTTATCTCCTTAGTTTTATATGCCATGCCTTTGGTTTCAGCTAACGTTACCGTGTTCACGACGTCCATTCACCCTAAGCTGCACGAATCGTGCATTAGCACGATCTCGGCCGGCCGCGACCGCGGTTGGGTGAATGGATGTGTCGCCTGAATCTGCTTCCTTGACTTATCTTTTGGCGACCGAGGGGCGTATGCCCCGATGAGTGAACACATTGTTATATGATGGATTCGCCCTCTTCGAGTTACTTACATGAAAATATATTTTTAAATTACTGTTTTGGCTTTCCTCCACCAAATACGACTACATATCCATCTAGATCCTTCACACCAAACTCTATCCAATCTTGATCTTTCATATCTTCCCGTATTGGATCATAAGCAATAACTGCATCCTTTGATTTGAATTCTTCATAGATTGCTAAAACCCCATTGTAATCACTATAACAATATGTATCCCAACCAGTAGGTGGACCTGCCCAACTTTCACTGGAATAATTTGATCTTTCATTTGGTTTTATATCTTCTAGATTATTTGCTTGTTGTAATAAAAACCCTACATTATCCCTTATTGCATGTCCCCAACTGTCAACATTAAAGCCCAAAATTGTCGAATAATACTCGCTTGCTTTCTGTAGATTTGAAACAAGTCTAACTTGGTTTGAATTCTTTAATTGAACTGTCATCCTATAACAACCCCCTGTATTCTATTTTGTTTTTTTGATTTTGCGAATCTTTCATATAACGTTCAGGTATTCACGACACGACCCAGCCTTAGATAACTCTTATCTTAGGCTGGGTCGTGTGTTGTCTGCTATATCTACCATGATAATACATCTGACAACCAAGGGGCGAAAGCCCCGCTGCGTGAATATGGTGTTAGATGATGTCCACGCCTTCCAAGTATTACTCTCAAGTTCAGCTCTTCTTATTGTTTCTCATTAGTTTAGAAATTTCTCTGGCATCCTGATTTTCAGATTTTTCGAGTCGTTCAATGACTCTACGCTGTCTGTCTTCGGAATGGTTCTGACTTAATTTCCACTTACCTTCTAACTTATCAATCTTCATCTTGAAAGTGACAATCCCTCTAGATAACCCTTCAATAAACATCACATTTGATTTATCCAGTTTGTAAGGACTATTCGGTTCTTCATATTTCTGTACTAGTCTCTCTAGTGAATTAATAATTTCATTCTGCTCATTTATTATTTCAATTCGTCCGTATACATGGACAGCTACGTAATTCCAAGTAGGTACACTCTGGTTAGTTTCATACCATGATGATGAAATGTAAGAATGTGGTCCAGTAAATACAACCATTGCATTTTGCCCTTGTATATCTTTCCATTGTTCGTTTGGTCTAGCAAAATGGCTATATAAGTATTCTTCATCTTTGTCTAGGAAAAAAGGTAAATGAGATGCATATGGACAATTATTATGAGTAGAAAATAGAATTCCAAATCCATTGTTATTGATGAAGTCAAAGATCTGAGCACGATCTTCAACTAAGAAATGTTTTGGTATATACATGTTCTTTATCCTTTCATTCTTAAATGGTTTAGCGTGGATTTCATCTAACGTTGTTGTATTCACGAAGTCCCACCACCCTAAGCCCGAAGGGTGGCCACGATGCGGTTAGGTGGTGGGATGTGTCCGGCTGATTCTACTTCCCTACAGCTGAAATGCTTCTTCGAATCTACTTCTAACCTCTGCCGGACCGAGGGCGAATGCCCGAAGCGTGAATACGGTGTTATACGCAGTGACCGCTTCTTCGAACCTACAAATATAAACTCTTGTCATTAAAATATGAGCATCTTATTTGTATATATATCATTAAAAGTATTTTGCTCAATAAAAAACCATTCATTATTAAAGTGCACGGAGAGATTAAGATCCAAATCAGATATAGAATTTATAAAATTTATTATTTCGGTTTCATATACTTTAATATTATCTTTATTGTTCTCAGTATGAATTTGAATTATGATTTTTGAACCAAATACATCTGCATCGCATGTTGAATTTTTGAAGTATTTATATAACTCATTATTACACTTTTGATCTATTTGGTACTTTTGTGTAGATTCCTGTAAGGTATCATATAGCTCGCCTTGATAATTTTCTTTGACACTAAAATGAAGATTTTTATTTTCCATAGGAGAAACATCGCCATAGTAATTCATTTCTTTAAATCCATAACCAATTGAATTTATAATAAATTCATTGTTTGGGTACTCGGAGATCAAATATTTTTCTACCTCTTTTTTTAAAATAATACTTCTTTATTGGATTTCCATTTAGTCCTGAATTAACAAAGAATATGATTGATAATATAAGTAGAGTTGGGATAATGATCAGAAACCAATTTCTTATCCTCATGTTTTGCCCCCTGTCATTCGGTCATTGCGTATAACGTTTCCGTGTTCACGACGCCTCACCACCTTAAGGTCCGTTAGGACCGGCCGCGATGCGGTTAGGTGGTGCAGGTGTGTCCCAGCATCTACTTCCTCGACTTTTCTTCCGGGACCGAGGCGGCTTGTCCGCCGATGCGTGAACACATTGTTAGGTGATGTCACCGACTACATGGCTATTCTATCCATAAAATCATTTTATTCCTTTAGTGGTCCTCCGACATATTCCATTTTACCATTCCAAAAGTCTAATAAATGATTCCACCAAGTATTAGACAATGGTATTAGATAGCTTTTAAACTCATCTATGTCTATATTGTTATTAGATAATTGGTTTTGTAATGTCTCAAAAAATCCTATCGTTGCTACTTCTTTCACGTAGTCGGATCCATCCGAATGCATCAATTCGACTACTTCGAAGATATCTCGAAATTCTTCTGTATTATTCTGTTTATAAAGCTCAATTAGATGTTGAATGAAATAAATCATATCGATGTAAGGAAGTTGTTCCTCACCATCTTCATAGGTTTCAGCAATATACTGTTTCCAAGATTTTTCAAATGATGGACAAGCTTTAATTAATAAGTTCATTACTTGATGCTTTTCGATCATTCTTAAACCTCACTTTTCTTTGAGGGATTTTATATGTATTTTCGGTGATTTCGCCTAACGTTCTTGTGTTCACGACGTCCCACCGACTTAAGGCGACGAAGTCGCCGGCCGCGATGTGGTTAGTCGGTGCGGATGTATCCGGCTGATTCGCTTCCCTGTTGCTGCCAAATTCTTCTCCGAACCCGCATCTGACTCCTGCCGGACCGAGGGCCGAATGGCCCGAAGCGTGAACATGGTGTTAGGCGATGTTGCTACTTCTATGAATTACTAATATGCTCTTGTATTTTCTGAAACTTAGTTTTAAAAGCATTAATTTGCTTTGTATCTAAAATTGAATTAAGAAATGGTTTCCCTTTACCTGTGATCATTATGTCTTTATCTCCAATTGGACTTTTAAGCTTTGTATATGCCGAGAATAAATTACATTCGGTTTCTGTTAAAACAACAGATAATTTTGCATACTCTTCAACTGGAAATTGATTTGATAATTCAAGAACTTCGAGGTGTTTAAGCTCTAATAGTGGTTCTAAAGATTGATCGTCTACTTTAATATTTGTCAGAGTTAATTGCTTAAGTCGGCTTAACCCTGATAAAGGCAATAATGATTCAATATTTATTCTGGTCCAGACTCCACCTGAGAGCTCTAAGATTTCAAGCGAAGCTCCAGTTTTAATTAGTTCTATGGATCTCAGTTTTGAAAAATCAGAAACTTTAAGTTGTCTTAGTTGTTTATTCTTTTCCATATTCCATAACTGAACAGCTTTTGAATTCCAAGTGAGTGATAAGCTTTCAATTTTGTCCAAGTTTTCAATTGGTGATAAATCTTCAACTCTAAATTCATAAAAACTTAGAGAGCTTACATTAAAGTATTCAACAGCTTTTTCAAATTGTTTTTGATTAAAAGAGTATATGTTTAGGTGTTCAACTTTTTTTGAATTTAGCAAATGAATATTTTTTGTATCAGGTTTAACAATAAACTCGTCTGTGATTATTTCAACATTCTTTAAATCGTCTATAATCGTTCTTTGCACTTAAGGACCTCCCATGACCTTAGCAATTTCGCCTAACGTTCCCGCATTCACGAACCCGAGAACCTTAAGCCCCCAACGGGGGCGGCCGCGACGCGGTTAGGTTCGCAGGGTTGTCGCCTGAATCCACTTCCTCGAAATGCCTCTGGCGACCGAGCAGCCGTAAGGCTGCGATGCGTGAATGCTTTGTTATACGACGGAACTTTGAATTACCCTCAAACCTTCCTTGAATTATCAAATCGATAAATAAGTTTATATCCGTCAAAAGTATCTCCACACATCTCGGCATAATTATCATTACTATAATTTGAAATGGTCTTCCTCCAAAATCTTTGCCCTACTATATTTCTTTCAGAAGGGTTAGTAAACAGTTCCCAACTCCCTTTGAATTGCTCAAATACTTTAATAGCAGCCTGTTCGGCTACTCCCTTGCCCCTATAAGGACGGAGTAAAAAGAAATCATTAACAAAATAATCAACTCCCTCTGAACAATGTGGAGGTGTAGCAATGAGAATAAATCCCGCCGGTTTGTCTTCTACTAGAATTAGATAGGGGTATAAACAATCTGGCTTGTCCCACCAAATATTCTGAACATCATATTGGTCGCTCAAAGTTTTATACTCATCACCATCTTCGTAAATTCCATGGGCATTCGGAAATCTAACATAATGTTCTGACAAATCGTACAAATAAAGAGGATATAAATTTTTTATTATATATGCTTCGTTTTTATTGGTTAACTGCACTTTAATCATCATTGATTTTCTCCTCAAATAATAATCACTTCGTTCTGTCGTATAACGTTGTTGTGTTCACGACGTCGATCCCCCTTAGATAGCTCCTATCTTAGGGGGATCGATGTGTCCGGCTGAACTAATTCTACTTCCCCGCTACTGAAATGCTTCTCCGAATCACTTCTAACTCCTGGCCGGACCGAGGGCCGAATGGCCCGATGCGTGAATATGGTGTTATCGGATGTTCGGGGCTTCTTCGATTACTCAAAAAAACTTATCTATCTTCTATTGTTCTTTGTTTCCGACAGCTATCCATCTTCCATCAATATCTTCGAATACAAATTCTTTATTGTTATAATCAGTTTTTGATAATGGTCTTACAATATTAATCCCCAAATTTTTTAATTCATTCTCCAATTCTCTCTGCTCATTTGATATGAAATATGCATCGTATCCATAACCATGAAGTATCCTATTGGGAATAAAATTCTCTTTAATCGATTTAGTAAGAACAATCTCTATGGCATCTCTGTATAAACAGACATGTGGTTCAATAGATTCTAGATAGTAATCTGCTCTAAATCCAATATATTTATAATATTCTGATGTTTTGTTTATATCTGGAGTAGGAAATATTTGAAGACAGTGTGATAGTCCTTGTCTCATGATATGTTTCTCCTTAAAGTAAGTTCTCATTAATGTTTAATTAATGTTTCACCCGAATTTCCGATAACGTTTCCGTGTTCACGACGTCCTACCACCTTAAAGGAACGAAGCGACTGGCTGCGACGCGGTCAGGTGGTGGGATGTGTCCGGCTGATTCCGCTTCCCTGCTACTGCCAATTACTTCTCCGAACCTTCATCTAACTCCTACCGGACCGAGCGGCGAATGCCCCGATGCGTGAATATGGTGTTATAGGATGTCAACGCCTTCTTCGATTAGCTCTCTTTTCTCTTAATAATTTTTTTCGAATATGCTTCCATTACGTACTTACTACAGAACAATTCATAATCATCAGAATCCCTTGAATCGCATACTGTTGTTGGTGTTTTATCCTGATTGAGTAATAAATGAAATCTCCCCTGTGAAGAATCATTGTAATTATGATAATAGATCGTAATACTAATTTGTACATTGGCCTTAGGCAAAATACTGATAACCTTATCAATTTCTTCTATTGTCAGTTTCTGATCGTTAATTTTTGATAAGTAGATTCTTTTATCTCTATAATATAGGGTTTCGTAGTTACTTTTTTTTAGATCAACTTCTAATGTATTTATTTCCTTTGCAAATTGAAACTGCAAATCAGTAATATATTTATCTTCATGGTTTTTTGCATAATAATTTCGATTAGAATCATAAATATTAGTCACAATTTGAATTGCCGGTAGTGATAAAAAGGCTGAAATTAATATAACACCAAGTATTTTGGGAATGAATTTATAAGATTTATAGAGTTTCTTTCCAATGAATATATATATAATTAATCCCGAAATCGCGAGTATTACTGCCAAAAATGCAACAGGTTTATTCTCCTCGCTTATAAAGCTATCTTCAAAATTAAATGCAAAAACAATAAATGCGTAAAAGCATCCAAACCCAACAGGCAAAGCAGAAATTAAATAAATGATTTTGTAAATTCGCTCTCTGGGAATATTCGTTCTCCTCCTTATCTTAGATCTTGCGCTGATTTCCTATAACGTTCTTGTATTCACGACGCCCCACCACCTTAAGGTCCGGAGGACCGGCCGCGATGCGGTTAGGTGGTGCGGGTGTGTCCGGCTGATTCTGCTTCCCCGCTACTGGAATCTCACCTCAGAATCCGCTTCTAACTCCAGTCGGACCGAGGGGCGAATGCCCCGATGCGTGAATATCGTGTTATATGAAGGTGCTGACTTCTTCGAGTTGCTCGCTTGTTCTTATTAACTCATCTCAATATTGTTCTGCAAAGCAACTACATATCTGTTTATATCATTACTTGTAAGTATCTTGCCTTTCTCATCTAGCTCTTCTAATTCATTCAAAACACTTGCAATGCAATCTGCATGTTCATCTGCATACTCATAAAGATCCGAAAACCAGACTATATTGACCCATTCTAATAATTGCTGTAAATCAAGTTCGTTCTTCTTATAGCTTATTAGTAAATGAACTACGTGTTCATTACGAATTTCTACAGGCTGTCCAATATCTAGACTTTTAATTAACTCAAATAATTCTGATTTGTTTATTTCTAGATCTCTATATTGATTTATTGGGCTCTTCATGACTTTAACCTCTTTCAGCACTTTCATATAACGTTATTGTATTCACGACGTCCCACCACCTTAAGCCCGAAGGGCGGCCGCGATGCGGTTAGGTGGTGCGGTTGTGTCCGGCTGCTTTCGCTTCCCCGAAATTGAAATCCCTCTCCGAATCCACTTCTAACTTCGTGCCGGACCGAGGGCGTATGCCCGATGCGTGAATATGGTGTTATATGAAGGTGATGACTTCTCGAACTACTTACAAATTGATCTTAACTCTTCTATTATTTTTGTCTTTACTTGGTCTAATGGATTTTGTGATATATTGTGTGGCTCTACCCATCCGAACCCATCTTCCTTATATCTTGGAAATACATGCATGTGATAATGTTCTAAATCATTAAATATTCCACCATTTTGCATTATTGAAATTCCATCTGGTTTGTAGATTCCTTTAAGTGATTTCGAAATTATTATTGATGCCTTCATCACAGATCTAGTTGTAGACTCATCCATTTCTTCAAGATCTCTATAATGTTTCTTAGTCAAGATTAAAGTATGTCCCTCATTCAAAGGCTCGATATCTAGAATACATGTGACATAATCATCTTCAAAGACTACATTTGTTTCTAACAATTGATTCGCGAGCTCGCAGCCTAAACAATTCATGGATTGTGTCCCTTCGTCTTTAAATATGCTCTTCATCACTTTCGTATAACGTTCTTGTATTCACGACGCCCCACCACCTTAAGTCCCGAAGGGACGTCCGCGATGCGGTTAGGTGGTGCGGGTGTGTCCGGCTGATTCTACTTCCTCGCTACTGAAAATGTCTCTCTGAATACACTTCTAACTTCTGCCGGACCGAGGGCCGACGGCCCGAAGCGTGAATATGGTGTTATCAGATGTCATATGCCCTCTTCGAAATACCGCAAAGAATCATTACAGTCCTTGATTAATTTCAATTAGGTTTCCAGCTGGATCCCGAAAATGAGCTAGTCGAATTCCCCAATCTTCACGAGTTTGAGGTTCATTAATAAAGTTTACGCCCTTATCCCGAAGTACTCTAAAGTATCTATCAACGTCTTCTACTGCAAAAATCAGGGCAATATTATCTTGTGAATCTACTTCTGAAGGGCTATTTGATTTTCCGACTACTTCTGCAATCATTCTTCTTTCATTAATTGCTATTTTTGTATTCCCTGTTTCAAATTCAACATAAGGGGAATTCTCATCCCCCCAGACAATATCAAATCCCAATACATCTTTATAGAAATAAAAGCATTCTTGAACGTTTGAAACTAATAAACGAACATGTGAAAATTTCATGCATCATCGCTCCTTTTATTGATTTTATTGGTTTTGATTCTCTTGCATATGATTTCTGATAACGTTAATGTGTTCACGACGTCCCACCGACTTTAGTCGACGAAGTCGCCGGGCGCGATGCGCTTAGTCGGTGCGGATGTGTCCGGCTGATTACACTTCCCTGCTTGCTACTGCCAATTACTTCTCCGAATCCTCATCTGACTCCTGCCGGACCGAGGGCCGAATGGCCCGAAGCGTGAACATGGTGTTATCGGATGGCCCTGACTACTACGAATTATCATTCAAATTCTTTTCCATCTACTTTCCAAGCCTTCTCAAGCTTTTCAAGATCACCAACAAAGAAGTTAATTGAACCATCCTTCTCGATATACAAATTACAAGAATCTACTTTCTCTTCATGTCTTTCAAAAAAAGCCTTTTGTCCGTTAGAAAAATGAACTGCAAATCCAAATAAGCCTTCTTCATTAGTTAGTAATTCAAACACTTCAAATTGCGGCATCTTTGTAAACCGAGGATATGTTTTAAACCATTGTAAGTATGATTTCCATGTATTAAATAACGCTTCATAAAATGCAAAGCATCTAGTAATAATTTCACTAATGTAACTAAGGTCCTTAGATGTTGAATTTCCACCTTCAGTCCACCTGAATTCATCATCAGTAATACAATAATCTGAGTGGACAAATGCGTTCCTAATTTGATCATCATAAAAAGATTCAATAACTGCTTCAAACTGAGTATCCCCAGATTCAGACGCCATTTTCTTCAGTCTTTTAATTTTTGAATTAGCACTTGGTGGGATTACCGAGAAAGGTGCTCTTTTTTTCACTGGTCTCTGCATATCCATAAATGGCTTTATAACAAATGGTAAACCTGATTTGCATCTAAATATATTAGCAAGTAATTCATGGATTGCAGTCATTTCTATCGCCTGGCAGTACATAAGAAGCCCTACCCTCAATGGCATCTTCCCGCCTTGCTCATTAGCAAAAGAAAGGATTTTATTATAGTCCTCAAATGCTCTACGTAATTCTACATATGGATCCCAATGTCCAAAATGCAAACCAGTAACCCTTAATAGAGAGTAAATGAAATCTATAGGAGAATTTTCTGCCGCTTCAGAAAAGAGTTCCATCAAGTACTCTTTATATTCTTTTCTGTATTCTTCTTGCACAAGACTTCATCCTTTCTTATGATTTACAGGGCTTTCCGATAACGTTAGTGTATTCACGACGTCCAT is from Candidatus Cohnella colombiensis and encodes:
- a CDS encoding GNAT family N-acetyltransferase, whose protein sequence is MMIKVQLTNKNEAYIIKNLYPLYLYDLSEHYVRFPNAHGIYEDGDEYKTLSDQYDVQNIWWDKPDCLYPYLILVEDKPAGFILIATPPHCSEGVDYFVNDFFLLRPYRGKGVAEQAAIKVFEQFKGSWELFTNPSERNIVGQRFWRKTISNYSNDNYAEMCGDTFDGYKLIYRFDNSRKV
- a CDS encoding glyoxalase is translated as MRQGLSHCLQIFPTPDINKTSEYYKYIGFRADYYLESIEPHVCLYRDAIEIVLTKSIKENFIPNRILHGYGYDAYFISNEQRELENELKNLGINIVRPLSKTDYNNKEFVFEDIDGRWIAVGNKEQ
- a CDS encoding FMN-binding negative transcriptional regulator, which produces MYIPKHFLVEDRAQIFDFINNNGFGILFSTHNNCPYASHLPFFLDKDEEYLYSHFARPNEQWKDIQGQNAMVVFTGPHSYISSSWYETNQSVPTWNYVAVHVYGRIEIINEQNEIINSLERLVQKYEEPNSPYKLDKSNVMFIEGLSRGIVTFKMKIDKLEGKWKLSQNHSEDRQRRVIERLEKSENQDAREISKLMRNNKKS
- a CDS encoding VOC family protein; the protein is MKFSHVRLLVSNVQECFYFYKDVLGFDIVWGDENSPYVEFETGNTKIAINERRMIAEVVGKSNSPSEVDSQDNIALIFAVEDVDRYFRVLRDKGVNFINEPQTREDWGIRLAHFRDPAGNLIEINQGL
- a CDS encoding HIT family protein; this encodes MNCLGCELANQLLETNVVFEDDYVTCILDIEPLNEGHTLILTKKHYRDLEEMDESTTRSVMKASIIISKSLKGIYKPDGISIMQNGGIFNDLEHYHMHVFPRYKEDGFGWVEPHNISQNPLDQVKTKIIEELRSICK
- a CDS encoding leucine-rich repeat domain-containing protein, with product MQRTIIDDLKNVEIITDEFIVKPDTKNIHLLNSKKVEHLNIYSFNQKQFEKAVEYFNVSSLSFYEFRVEDLSPIENLDKIESLSLTWNSKAVQLWNMEKNKQLRQLKVSDFSKLRSIELIKTGASLEILELSGGVWTRINIESLLPLSGLSRLKQLTLTNIKVDDQSLEPLLELKHLEVLELSNQFPVEEYAKLSVVLTETECNLFSAYTKLKSPIGDKDIMITGKGKPFLNSILDTKQINAFKTKFQKIQEHISNS